In Chloroflexota bacterium, the following proteins share a genomic window:
- a CDS encoding protein phosphatase 2C domain-containing protein — protein MSEPTQPMTGGTQPLNPVNQPEEHEPFAIGTVLKDIYRVTALLTDTPTLRVYRVALLEPWDHCARCGAALQASDQFCEECGAQVEEQTALLQETPAAQPVGAALLDDLPDDPARAALPTVREVFVGEDSRFAVLPDGTSLVRFDTLLSEPNTFVDQTDAVDIGIQVARALAYLHRNGLALGQLTLADLALTNKREIKLADAGAIRRSLGKEDQLDDVEQLGLVLEKMAGIQRQTRRLDDANNPSPLDSAFATILSDLRAKRINDASILAQTLETLLAEQATPISLRVRTGYATDVGMIRDHNEDSVLTWDLRLNWDAKPVNVGLYVVADGMGGHEGGEVASGLAITTTAQTLVPMLLDPELHAGPVSSKHLAELVKQAAFQANQAVYEESVRRKNDMGTTLTMAVVIGDRAIVGNVGDSRTYLYRDGKLQRISKDHSLVQRLIDIGQLDPDDIYTHPQRNAILKSLGDSGDPGTDTFEVQLQPNDALFLCSDGMWEMVRDPKMATLFAEHANPADLCDALIEAGNAGGGEDNISVVVVRFDALPTVEH, from the coding sequence GTGTCTGAGCCGACTCAACCGATGACTGGTGGAACCCAACCTCTCAACCCCGTCAACCAGCCAGAGGAACACGAACCCTTTGCGATTGGCACTGTGTTGAAGGATATTTATCGGGTAACCGCCTTGCTGACCGATACTCCAACCTTGCGCGTCTATCGCGTGGCGCTGTTGGAGCCATGGGATCATTGTGCTCGTTGTGGCGCAGCCTTACAAGCGAGCGATCAGTTTTGCGAAGAGTGCGGGGCGCAGGTCGAAGAACAAACTGCTCTGTTACAAGAAACTCCGGCGGCGCAGCCAGTTGGCGCAGCGTTGCTTGATGATTTACCCGATGACCCCGCCCGCGCGGCCTTGCCTACCGTGCGTGAGGTTTTTGTGGGCGAAGATTCGCGTTTTGCGGTGTTGCCCGATGGCACGAGCTTGGTGCGATTCGACACCTTGCTGAGCGAACCAAATACGTTTGTTGATCAAACTGATGCTGTCGATATTGGGATTCAAGTTGCCCGCGCTTTGGCTTATTTGCATCGCAATGGCTTGGCCCTCGGTCAATTGACCTTGGCTGATTTGGCTTTGACCAACAAGCGCGAAATTAAACTGGCCGATGCTGGGGCGATTCGCCGCTCGTTGGGCAAAGAAGATCAGCTTGATGATGTTGAACAATTGGGTTTAGTGCTTGAAAAAATGGCTGGGATTCAGCGCCAAACCCGCCGCCTTGATGATGCGAATAATCCTTCGCCGCTCGATAGTGCATTTGCCACAATTTTGAGCGATCTCCGCGCCAAGCGCATCAACGATGCTAGCATTTTAGCGCAAACCCTCGAAACCCTGCTGGCCGAACAGGCTACGCCGATCAGTTTGCGAGTACGGACTGGCTATGCTACCGATGTTGGCATGATTCGCGATCACAACGAAGATAGCGTGCTGACCTGGGATTTACGCTTGAACTGGGATGCCAAGCCAGTCAACGTTGGCCTATACGTGGTAGCTGACGGCATGGGTGGTCACGAAGGTGGCGAGGTCGCCAGTGGTTTGGCGATCACGACTACTGCCCAAACCCTCGTGCCAATGTTGCTTGATCCAGAATTACATGCTGGGCCAGTTTCGAGCAAGCACCTCGCCGAATTGGTCAAGCAAGCAGCATTTCAGGCCAATCAAGCGGTTTACGAAGAAAGTGTGCGCCGCAAAAACGATATGGGTACAACGTTGACTATGGCAGTGGTTATCGGCGATCGGGCGATTGTAGGCAATGTTGGTGATAGCCGTACTTATCTTTATCGCGATGGCAAATTGCAACGCATCAGCAAAGATCATTCGTTAGTCCAGCGCCTAATCGATATTGGCCAACTTGATCCTGATGATATTTACACCCACCCCCAACGCAACGCGATTCTTAAATCGCTTGGCGATAGCGGCGACCCTGGCACCGACACGTTCGAGGTGCAATTGCAGCCTAACGATGCGCTATTTCTCTGCTCTGACGGCATGTGGGAAATGGTGCGCGACCCCAAAATGGCGACACTTTTCGCTGAACATGCCAACCCCGCCGATCTCTGCGATGCCTTGATTGAGGCTGGTAATGCTGGCGGCGGCGAAGATAACATCAGCGTGGTGGTGGTGCGTTTTGATGCCCTTCCAACAGTTGAACACTAA
- a CDS encoding VWA domain-containing protein encodes MTEPVALSAVWSREPLPSGTSQVNYVLIQAKPHHVPTVQAAPALNFCLVLDRSGSMAGDKIQHLREAVREIVANLRPIDAVSIVLFDDTLEVLVPARLADDLPALQNAIESIGEQGGTAMSLGLQAGLAELQKFQAADRVGRVLLLTDGQTWGDEDTCRDLAKQIGDLGVSITALGLGTEWNEALLDDLATASNGESDYIADPSQISKYFQQTLQSAQTTTVVNARLLLRLLPGVTPRAVYRVQPTIANLGYKPIGEREVTVSIGEIAGDGASVLVDVMLPEREAGTFRIAQAELQYDAPVLGIKEGKIKIDIPLSFNIDPKASVVNPPIMNTVEKVTAFKLQTRALSEAEAGNIGSATQKLRAAATRLLDLGETELAQTMEQSAQQLEAGGQIAAADQKALRYATRKLTQKLEE; translated from the coding sequence ATGACTGAACCTGTAGCACTTTCAGCAGTTTGGAGCCGCGAACCCTTGCCAAGCGGCACCAGCCAAGTTAATTATGTCTTGATTCAGGCCAAACCACATCATGTGCCGACTGTTCAAGCGGCTCCAGCACTCAACTTTTGTTTGGTGCTTGATCGCTCTGGCTCGATGGCTGGCGATAAAATTCAACATTTGCGCGAAGCTGTGCGCGAAATTGTGGCCAATTTACGCCCAATCGATGCAGTAAGCATTGTGTTGTTCGATGATACCTTGGAAGTTTTAGTGCCAGCCCGTTTGGCCGACGATCTCCCAGCCTTGCAAAATGCGATCGAATCAATCGGCGAGCAAGGTGGCACGGCCATGTCGTTGGGCTTGCAAGCAGGCCTTGCCGAATTGCAAAAATTCCAGGCCGCCGATCGAGTTGGCCGCGTGCTGCTCTTGACCGACGGCCAAACCTGGGGCGATGAAGATACCTGCCGCGATTTAGCCAAACAAATTGGCGATTTAGGCGTTTCGATCACAGCACTGGGCTTGGGCACTGAATGGAACGAAGCCTTGCTCGATGATTTGGCTACAGCATCCAACGGCGAATCGGATTATATTGCCGACCCTAGCCAAATTAGCAAATATTTTCAACAAACTTTGCAAAGCGCCCAAACTACCACCGTGGTTAATGCCCGTTTGCTGTTGCGTTTGTTGCCTGGAGTTACGCCACGGGCAGTTTATCGCGTTCAGCCAACAATTGCCAATCTTGGCTACAAGCCGATTGGCGAGCGCGAAGTCACGGTTAGCATTGGCGAAATTGCTGGCGATGGCGCAAGTGTTTTGGTCGATGTGATGCTGCCAGAGCGTGAAGCAGGCACATTCCGCATCGCCCAAGCCGAATTGCAATACGATGCGCCAGTGCTTGGCATCAAAGAAGGCAAAATTAAAATCGATATTCCTTTGAGCTTTAATATCGATCCCAAGGCCAGCGTGGTTAATCCACCAATTATGAACACAGTCGAAAAAGTGACCGCCTTCAAATTGCAAACTCGCGCACTTTCTGAGGCCGAGGCGGGCAATATTGGCAGTGCAACCCAAAAATTACGTGCTGCTGCCACCCGTTTGCTCGATTTAGGCGAAACCGAGTTGGCCCAAACCATGGAACAAAGTGCCCAACAACTTGAGGCTGGTGGTCAAATTGCAGCCGCTGATCAAAAAGCCCTGCGCTACGCCACCCGCAAACTTACCCAAAAACTCGAAGAGTAA
- a CDS encoding VWA domain-containing protein, whose protein sequence is MAGEVQLTGTLARPALPALQTQQVVYLLLDITATPAVAHVQMPVNVSFVLDHSGSMKGDKMRCVREATQRALGLMGPQDIVSVVIFDHRRETIISAQPVRNVAALQSEVGKIKDAGGTKIAPALEAALNEIRRSQNANTISRIILLTDGQTEGERDCLRLAEEIGKASVPLTALGVGDDWNEDLLIEMANRSGGVAEYFSNPNDIASFFQGAVQQAQSAVVQNSALTLRFVQGVEPRALWQVTPLIQQLPYRPISDRAVGVSLGDISKDEHRMVLIEMLVDPKQAGQYRLGQIEVNYDIPQLQVVGEKARYDVMLNFVADPAQATGVVPQVMNIVEKVSAHKLQTRALEDLAEGNIGAATQKLQGAVTRLLNQGETELAQTMQQEIENLQTNGQMTSAGQKTIKFGTRKTVRLSDLDLPKS, encoded by the coding sequence ATGGCAGGTGAAGTTCAATTAACTGGTACGTTGGCTCGTCCGGCGTTGCCAGCCTTGCAAACCCAGCAGGTGGTTTATTTGCTGCTGGATATTACGGCAACACCAGCGGTTGCTCACGTTCAAATGCCAGTTAATGTGAGCTTCGTGCTCGATCATAGTGGCTCGATGAAGGGCGACAAAATGCGTTGTGTGCGCGAAGCAACTCAACGCGCTTTGGGCTTGATGGGGCCGCAAGATATTGTCTCGGTGGTGATTTTCGACCATCGCCGCGAAACGATCATCAGTGCTCAGCCTGTGCGCAATGTTGCTGCGCTGCAATCTGAGGTTGGCAAAATTAAAGATGCAGGCGGTACAAAAATCGCCCCCGCGCTGGAAGCCGCCTTGAATGAAATTCGCCGTAGCCAAAATGCCAACACGATTAGCCGAATTATTTTGCTGACCGACGGCCAAACCGAGGGCGAACGTGATTGTTTGCGCTTGGCCGAAGAAATTGGCAAAGCTAGCGTGCCATTGACGGCACTGGGCGTTGGTGACGACTGGAACGAAGATCTGTTGATCGAAATGGCTAATCGTTCAGGTGGCGTTGCCGAATATTTCAGCAATCCCAACGATATTGCCTCGTTCTTCCAAGGTGCGGTGCAGCAAGCCCAATCGGCGGTGGTGCAAAACTCAGCCTTGACCTTGCGCTTTGTGCAGGGCGTTGAACCACGCGCCCTGTGGCAAGTAACTCCATTAATTCAGCAATTGCCCTATCGCCCAATTAGTGATCGGGCGGTTGGCGTGAGCCTTGGCGATATTTCCAAAGACGAACATCGGATGGTGCTGATCGAAATGCTGGTCGATCCCAAGCAGGCTGGTCAATATCGGCTGGGCCAAATCGAGGTCAACTACGATATTCCTCAATTGCAGGTGGTTGGCGAAAAAGCTCGCTACGATGTAATGTTGAATTTTGTGGCTGATCCGGCTCAGGCAACCGGAGTTGTGCCCCAAGTGATGAATATTGTTGAAAAGGTCAGTGCCCACAAGCTGCAAACTCGCGCCTTAGAAGATTTGGCCGAGGGCAATATTGGTGCGGCAACCCAAAAGCTTCAAGGTGCTGTGACCCGCTTGCTCAACCAAGGCGAAACCGAGCTAGCCCAAACCATGCAACAAGAGATCGAAAATCTGCAAACCAATGGTCAGATGACCTCTGCTGGCCAAAAAACCATCAAATTTGGCACACGCAAAACCGTGCGGCTCAGCGATTTGGATCTACCAAAAAGTTAG
- a CDS encoding tryptophan-rich sensory protein has translation MNSKVLRFANVAAIIATIVVNALANILPINGLDTGTISDSFPVRFVPAGYVFSIWGLIYLGLSAFAVYQALPKQANNPAVAKIGWWFVASCGFNSAWIFAWHYLQFPLTIVLIVGLLVSLIMIYRQLSSVRAEASTADRWLIHTPFSIYLGWATVATIANATIALYDAGWRGGPLSDSVWTVILLVIGVCLAAFITLRQRDIAYNGVLLWAFIGIAVKQAAFPLVMNAAIVAAVAIALLIGLALIRSLPTQRRKAMA, from the coding sequence ATGAACAGCAAGGTTTTGCGCTTTGCCAATGTGGCGGCGATTATCGCGACGATTGTAGTCAATGCCTTAGCCAATATTTTGCCGATTAACGGGCTTGATACTGGCACGATCTCCGATTCGTTTCCAGTGCGTTTCGTGCCAGCGGGCTATGTTTTCAGTATTTGGGGCTTGATTTATTTGGGCCTTAGCGCCTTCGCGGTTTATCAAGCATTGCCTAAGCAGGCCAATAATCCAGCGGTTGCCAAAATTGGCTGGTGGTTTGTGGCCTCATGTGGCTTCAATAGCGCTTGGATTTTCGCTTGGCACTATTTGCAATTCCCACTCACAATCGTGTTAATCGTTGGTTTGTTGGTTTCGCTGATTATGATTTATCGCCAGTTGAGCAGCGTTCGTGCTGAAGCTAGCACCGCTGATCGTTGGCTAATTCATACGCCGTTTTCCATTTACTTGGGTTGGGCTACGGTGGCAACCATCGCCAACGCTACAATTGCGCTCTACGATGCTGGTTGGCGCGGCGGCCCGCTCAGCGATTCAGTTTGGACAGTGATTTTGTTGGTAATTGGGGTTTGTTTGGCGGCCTTTATTACCTTACGCCAACGCGATATTGCCTACAATGGCGTGCTGTTGTGGGCCTTCATCGGCATTGCAGTTAAACAAGCAGCTTTTCCATTAGTGATGAATGCGGCAATTGTTGCGGCAGTTGCGATTGCCCTGTTGATTGGGCTGGCGCTCATTCGTAGCTTGCCAACGCAACGCCGCAAAGCGATGGCGTAG
- the accC gene encoding acetyl-CoA carboxylase biotin carboxylase subunit: protein MSFDTVLIANRGEIALRVMRACKELGLRTVAVYSEADRDSLHVRYADDAFLIGPPPAVQSYLQTETILDVARRSGAGAIHPGYGFLSENTDFVRTCDAAGIAFIGPTADAMDLMGGKIHARQVALRAHVPLVPGTTEAVESVAEALELGEQYGYPIAIKASAGGGGRGLKVAYQPEEVEFAFESARREAEAAFKNGELFVEKYVLDPRHIEIQILADQYGNVVYLGERDCSVQRRHQKLIEETPSPAVSPELRRTMGECALRLCRETSYVGAGTLEFLLAPDGQFYFLEMNTRIQVEHTVTEMVTGIDLVQAQLRIAQGEKLWFTQEEIQLRGHAIQCRINAEDAAAGFRPALGTISAYNEPKGYGVRVDAGVEQGTTIPPYYDSMLAKLVTWGATRGEALQRMRRALNDYTIEGITTVIPFHKLALAEPAFEHGDVTVSFIPRYLEAKLKQLPSATPSTAEPAAEQPSRELMVEVNGRRFAVRVAGEGLNAPIAGNKAAAPTRRTANKKREVATDPNAVICPIQGTIVAIKTSVGAAVEAGQVVFVVEAMKMENEIATPRAGTIATINAEVGKSIEAGSVLATLEA from the coding sequence ATGAGTTTCGATACAGTGCTGATCGCCAACCGTGGCGAGATTGCCCTGCGCGTGATGCGGGCATGCAAGGAATTAGGTTTACGCACCGTCGCCGTCTACTCAGAAGCGGATCGCGATTCGCTCCACGTCCGTTATGCCGACGATGCTTTTTTGATCGGTCCCCCTCCAGCAGTCCAAAGTTATTTGCAAACTGAAACAATCCTCGATGTTGCGCGGCGCAGTGGCGCTGGCGCGATTCACCCTGGCTACGGCTTCCTCTCGGAAAATACCGATTTTGTGCGCACTTGTGATGCGGCGGGCATTGCCTTTATTGGGCCAACCGCTGATGCCATGGATTTGATGGGTGGTAAAATTCACGCTCGTCAAGTGGCTTTACGTGCTCATGTTCCGCTGGTTCCAGGCACAACCGAGGCGGTTGAAAGTGTCGCCGAAGCCCTCGAACTTGGCGAACAATATGGCTACCCCATTGCGATCAAGGCCAGTGCCGGCGGCGGTGGCCGTGGTTTGAAGGTGGCCTACCAGCCTGAAGAAGTTGAATTTGCCTTCGAAAGCGCTCGTCGCGAGGCCGAAGCGGCTTTCAAAAACGGCGAATTGTTTGTTGAAAAATATGTGCTCGATCCACGCCACATTGAAATTCAGATTCTCGCTGATCAATATGGCAATGTGGTGTATTTGGGCGAGCGTGATTGTTCGGTGCAGCGTCGCCACCAAAAATTGATTGAAGAAACTCCATCGCCAGCAGTTTCGCCTGAATTGCGCCGCACCATGGGCGAATGTGCTTTGCGGTTATGCCGCGAAACGAGTTATGTTGGCGCTGGCACTTTAGAGTTTTTGCTAGCTCCCGATGGTCAATTCTATTTTCTCGAAATGAACACGCGGATTCAAGTTGAGCATACTGTGACCGAAATGGTTACGGGCATCGATTTGGTGCAAGCCCAACTACGCATCGCCCAAGGCGAAAAGCTTTGGTTCACCCAAGAGGAAATTCAGCTCCGCGGCCATGCAATTCAATGCCGAATCAATGCTGAGGATGCAGCGGCAGGTTTTCGCCCAGCGCTTGGCACGATCAGCGCTTACAACGAACCCAAAGGCTATGGTGTGCGGGTCGATGCTGGGGTTGAGCAAGGCACAACCATCCCACCATACTACGATTCAATGCTAGCCAAATTGGTGACTTGGGGCGCAACCCGGGGCGAAGCCTTGCAGCGCATGCGCCGCGCACTCAACGATTACACGATCGAAGGCATTACCACGGTGATTCCTTTCCATAAATTGGCTTTGGCTGAGCCAGCCTTTGAGCATGGTGATGTGACGGTGAGCTTTATTCCACGCTATTTGGAAGCAAAACTTAAGCAATTACCAAGCGCCACACCGAGCACTGCCGAGCCAGCCGCCGAGCAACCTAGCCGCGAATTAATGGTCGAAGTTAATGGGCGACGCTTTGCCGTGCGGGTTGCTGGCGAAGGCTTGAATGCGCCAATTGCTGGCAACAAAGCGGCTGCGCCAACTCGTCGCACTGCCAACAAAAAGCGCGAAGTTGCGACAGATCCCAATGCGGTGATTTGCCCAATTCAAGGTACAATTGTGGCGATTAAAACCAGTGTTGGCGCGGCAGTTGAGGCTGGCCAAGTGGTGTTTGTCGTCGAAGCAATGAAGATGGAGAACGAAATCGCAACGCCACGGGCTGGTACAATTGCTACAATCAATGCCGAGGTTGGCAAAAGCATCGAGGCTGGCAGCGTGCTAGCAACGCTCGAAGCATAG
- the mdh gene encoding malate dehydrogenase yields MANRKKVTIIGAGFVGSTCAHWLASKELADVVLVDIVEGIPQGKGLDLLQSGPVEGFDVSVIGTNSYEETTDSDVVILTSGAPRKPGMTREDLLKINAEITKSNIEKVAKTSPNACIIVVNNPMDTMTYLARVASGFPKERVMGQGGVLDAARYRTFLAQELNVSVEDIQAMLMGGHGDEMVPLPRFTTVSGIPVTEFISAERLNQIVERTKKGGGEIVSLLKTGSAYYAPAAATIQMVEAILKDKKRVLPAAAYLEGEYGINDLYFGVPVVLGAGGVERILELPLSDDEKALMSKSADLVRSSVDTLRTLIDF; encoded by the coding sequence GTGGCTAATCGTAAGAAAGTAACCATCATCGGGGCTGGATTTGTTGGTTCAACCTGTGCACACTGGTTGGCAAGCAAAGAACTCGCCGATGTTGTTTTAGTCGATATTGTTGAGGGCATTCCTCAAGGCAAAGGCTTGGATTTACTGCAATCAGGGCCAGTTGAAGGCTTTGATGTCAGCGTGATCGGCACCAACAGCTATGAAGAAACCACCGATTCAGATGTGGTGATTTTGACCTCAGGTGCGCCACGCAAACCAGGCATGACCCGCGAAGATTTGCTCAAAATCAACGCTGAAATTACCAAATCAAATATCGAAAAAGTTGCCAAAACCTCGCCCAACGCTTGTATCATTGTGGTCAATAATCCAATGGACACGATGACCTACCTCGCCCGCGTGGCTTCTGGCTTCCCCAAAGAGCGCGTGATGGGACAAGGTGGCGTGTTGGATGCAGCTCGCTATCGCACTTTCTTGGCGCAAGAATTGAATGTTTCAGTTGAAGATATTCAAGCCATGTTGATGGGCGGTCACGGCGATGAAATGGTTCCATTGCCACGCTTCACCACGGTTTCTGGGATTCCCGTAACCGAATTTATCAGCGCCGAACGCTTGAACCAAATCGTCGAACGCACCAAAAAGGGCGGCGGCGAAATCGTTTCATTGCTCAAAACTGGCTCAGCCTACTATGCTCCAGCCGCTGCTACCATCCAAATGGTTGAAGCGATCTTGAAGGATAAGAAGCGCGTTCTGCCAGCCGCCGCCTACCTCGAAGGCGAATATGGCATCAACGATCTCTACTTCGGCGTGCCAGTCGTCTTGGGCGCTGGTGGTGTTGAAAGAATTCTCGAATTGCCATTGAGCGACGACGAAAAGGCCTTGATGTCCAAATCAGCCGACTTGGTTCGCAGCTCAGTCGATACCTTACGCACCTTGATCGATTTCTAA
- a CDS encoding tetratricopeptide repeat protein — protein sequence MTLETAQNARLRGDYASAMQILNQLLAADQSNLAALVERGRVYAELNDREQAQAHFDQVSFADPEGELGDVARVELLRLLAPPKILFPPHRSQPSEPKTPPNPWALRLVLVLVLISLICSIAGIGLTRKNVQQRFIQVTPTVGESIKYEV from the coding sequence ATGACACTTGAAACTGCCCAAAATGCGCGTTTGCGTGGCGATTATGCGAGCGCTATGCAGATATTGAACCAACTGCTCGCCGCCGACCAATCCAATCTGGCAGCGCTGGTTGAGCGTGGCCGCGTATATGCCGAATTGAATGATCGTGAGCAGGCCCAAGCGCATTTTGACCAAGTTTCGTTTGCCGACCCCGAAGGCGAGCTTGGTGATGTAGCACGAGTTGAATTACTGCGTTTGCTGGCTCCGCCAAAAATCTTGTTTCCCCCTCACCGCAGCCAACCTTCCGAACCCAAAACCCCGCCCAACCCTTGGGCTTTGCGCTTAGTACTGGTTTTAGTGTTAATCAGCCTAATTTGCTCAATCGCTGGCATCGGCCTGACCCGCAAGAACGTGCAGCAGCGCTTTATTCAGGTCACGCCAACCGTTGGGGAAAGTATAAAGTATGAAGTATGA
- a CDS encoding response regulator: MPQTRIVIADDESLIRMNLRETLVGLGYLVVGEAGDGVSVINLARELRPDVVVMDIKMPKLDGIQAAKVLTEEKIAPVLLLTAHSDKELVERARDAGVVGYLSKPFRDSDLMPALEIARARFEEFLTLEQQVGDLKETLETRKIIERAKGMLMDSQGLKESEAFRKIQQLSMNTRKSMREVASALLLANQMEQQK; this comes from the coding sequence ATGCCACAGACACGCATTGTCATCGCCGATGACGAATCGCTGATTCGCATGAATCTGCGTGAAACGTTAGTTGGCCTCGGCTATCTTGTCGTTGGGGAAGCTGGTGATGGCGTGAGCGTTATCAACCTTGCCCGCGAACTACGCCCCGACGTAGTGGTGATGGACATCAAAATGCCCAAACTGGATGGTATCCAGGCAGCCAAAGTGCTGACTGAAGAGAAAATTGCCCCGGTCTTGCTCTTGACCGCCCACAGCGACAAAGAGTTGGTCGAGCGCGCCCGCGACGCTGGTGTTGTGGGGTATCTCAGCAAGCCCTTTCGCGATAGCGATTTGATGCCAGCACTCGAAATTGCCCGCGCCCGTTTTGAAGAGTTCCTGACCCTCGAACAACAAGTCGGCGACCTGAAGGAAACGCTCGAAACTCGCAAGATTATCGAACGCGCCAAGGGTATGTTAATGGATTCTCAAGGGCTGAAGGAATCGGAAGCCTTCCGCAAGATTCAGCAGTTGAGCATGAATACCCGCAAGTCGATGCGCGAAGTTGCCTCGGCCTTGCTGTTGGCCAACCAGATGGAGCAACAAAAGTAA
- a CDS encoding HU family DNA-binding protein yields MQKIEFIAEVAERTGISKKEARRVVDAMLDVVSERLQAGEKVVLTGFGTFEVRERQARQGVNPKTRERMTIEATKTPGFSASNSLKLLVRQGKPE; encoded by the coding sequence ATGCAAAAAATCGAGTTCATTGCTGAGGTCGCTGAACGCACCGGCATTTCTAAAAAAGAGGCACGCCGCGTTGTCGATGCTATGTTGGATGTGGTCAGCGAGCGCTTGCAAGCTGGCGAAAAAGTGGTCTTGACTGGGTTTGGTACCTTTGAAGTCCGCGAGCGCCAAGCTCGCCAAGGGGTCAACCCCAAAACCCGCGAACGTATGACAATCGAAGCTACCAAAACCCCTGGCTTTTCGGCCAGTAATAGCTTGAAACTGCTGGTTCGCCAAGGCAAGCCTGAGTAG
- a CDS encoding peptidyl-prolyl cis-trans isomerase, translated as MSIDTTKHYVVTMETTKGTIKIELYPEYAPKTVNNFVFLINEGFYDGIVFHRVISNFMIQGGDPTGTGTGGPGYRFEDEFKGNPLKHETCVLSMANAGANTNGSQFFITHSPQPHLDGRHTVFGKVTEGQDVVNAIRQGDSMTKVTVS; from the coding sequence ATGTCGATTGACACCACCAAGCACTATGTCGTCACCATGGAAACAACCAAAGGCACCATCAAAATTGAGTTGTATCCTGAGTATGCACCCAAAACGGTCAATAACTTTGTGTTCTTGATCAACGAAGGGTTTTATGATGGCATCGTCTTCCACCGCGTGATCTCAAACTTTATGATTCAAGGTGGCGATCCAACTGGTACGGGCACCGGTGGCCCAGGCTATCGCTTCGAAGATGAATTCAAGGGCAATCCACTCAAGCACGAAACCTGTGTGCTTTCGATGGCTAACGCCGGAGCCAATACCAACGGCTCACAATTCTTCATCACCCATAGCCCACAACCCCACCTCGATGGCCGCCATACCGTATTTGGCAAAGTCACCGAGGGCCAAGATGTGGTCAATGCAATTCGCCAAGGCGATAGCATGACCAAAGTAACCGTCAGCTAA
- a CDS encoding STAS domain-containing protein, with product MAETTAPPRQIEDMLQTSNEQRIKLFSLVEGLALLAVMLILLVAGNGQQVQIGLSICAIVGTMLAVTFALRRSRYVEWLIYINLASITLMLSLTGPIIGEVDGSVWVLFQVPPLIATIVLNTSRATTVICVASSIILSIIIGGELTGLIPIRFLVPKSALLINFFCQLLVLGIIATTVHLLVGRAKRAFAVVAKTEAKLAQQLANERELALQREQLNAQLSQSLAEISQRDSQIQAEQAAQAALRDQLRQLSLPVIPVLKQTVVMPLIGEQLANSSEGIEETLLNGISQHRAKIAILDVTGVPTIDTELGRRLIQATAAARLLGVRTIIAGIRPDVAQTLVSLGIDFSTVTTVASLQDGVTIALKSLY from the coding sequence ATGGCAGAAACCACCGCCCCGCCCCGTCAGATTGAAGATATGCTGCAAACCTCGAATGAGCAACGGATTAAGTTGTTTAGTTTGGTTGAAGGTTTAGCGTTGTTGGCCGTTATGCTGATTTTGCTGGTTGCTGGCAACGGCCAACAAGTACAAATTGGCTTGAGCATTTGTGCGATTGTTGGCACAATGTTGGCTGTTACGTTTGCCTTGCGGCGTTCGCGCTATGTCGAATGGCTGATTTATATTAATCTAGCCTCAATTACTTTGATGCTTTCGTTAACTGGGCCAATTATTGGCGAAGTTGATGGCTCGGTCTGGGTTTTGTTTCAAGTTCCGCCATTAATTGCCACAATTGTATTAAATACCTCACGAGCAACCACCGTTATTTGTGTTGCATCATCAATTATTCTTTCGATTATTATTGGCGGCGAGTTGACTGGGCTTATTCCAATTAGATTTTTAGTGCCTAAATCGGCCTTATTGATTAATTTTTTCTGCCAATTGCTTGTGCTAGGAATTATTGCCACAACCGTGCATTTATTGGTTGGGCGGGCCAAACGGGCGTTTGCCGTAGTAGCCAAAACTGAGGCCAAGTTGGCTCAGCAATTAGCCAACGAGCGTGAATTGGCGCTGCAACGTGAGCAACTGAATGCTCAATTAAGCCAAAGCCTGGCCGAAATTAGCCAGCGCGATAGCCAAATTCAAGCCGAACAAGCCGCTCAGGCGGCTTTGCGCGACCAATTGCGCCAACTAAGCTTGCCCGTTATTCCGGTGCTTAAACAAACTGTAGTAATGCCATTAATTGGCGAGCAATTAGCCAACTCCAGCGAGGGCATTGAAGAAACTTTGCTGAATGGAATTAGCCAGCATCGCGCCAAAATTGCCATTTTAGATGTAACAGGGGTTCCAACAATTGATACCGAGCTTGGGCGGCGCTTAATCCAAGCCACGGCAGCGGCGCGTTTGCTGGGGGTTCGAACAATTATCGCCGGAATTCGGCCTGATGTTGCCCAAACTTTGGTGAGTTTGGGGATTGATTTTAGCACTGTAACCACTGTTGCCAGCTTGCAAGATGGAGTGACGATTGCCCTAAAATCACTTTATTAG